One genomic window of Candidatus Alcyoniella australis includes the following:
- a CDS encoding inner membrane CreD family protein: MAKRIAALVVIYVVVSVAWLVLGTVTLTRSNSFSARLSEEVAGLWGEPQAQYAPEVEFGWWTTRIERESVTDPQTNRTQVVSKEKRVFERRPVLLDSSQIDVAFDLQHRRKGLLWYATYGVSFNGEYSYTHPDEQDGFLIITYRFPTMRASYDEFTFEVNGQSDAQVTPVSSGGEKVIVEQVPIKQGDRVPFNISYTSRGLDSWRYALGDNVNRIKDFNLTMHTNFKAIDFPDGSMSPTTKTAVGDGWNLDWSFASLISGFNIGMEMPHKLNPGPVASQISLFAPVSLLFFFVWMFVISLLKGIDLHPIHYLFLSAAFFAFHLLMTYTVDHVGLLTSFLLSSAVSLFLVVSYLRLAVGLRFAALEAGLAQIVYLILFSYAHFYKGWTGLIVTIGSIVTLFVIMQLTGRINWNEKFTRKRPAPPTPPPPPQPTQG, from the coding sequence CGCTCTGGTAGTGATCTACGTTGTGGTCAGCGTGGCCTGGCTGGTGTTGGGCACGGTGACCCTGACCCGCTCCAACTCTTTCTCCGCGCGGCTCTCCGAAGAGGTCGCCGGGCTATGGGGCGAACCGCAGGCGCAATACGCGCCCGAGGTCGAGTTCGGCTGGTGGACCACGCGCATTGAGCGCGAGAGCGTCACCGATCCGCAGACCAACCGCACCCAGGTCGTAAGCAAAGAAAAGCGCGTGTTCGAGCGCCGTCCTGTGCTGCTGGACTCATCGCAGATCGATGTGGCTTTTGACCTGCAACACCGGCGCAAGGGCCTGCTGTGGTACGCGACCTATGGGGTGAGTTTCAACGGCGAGTACAGCTACACCCACCCGGACGAGCAGGACGGCTTCCTGATTATCACCTATCGCTTTCCGACCATGCGCGCCTCGTACGACGAGTTCACGTTCGAGGTCAACGGCCAAAGCGATGCACAGGTCACGCCGGTCTCTTCGGGCGGCGAGAAGGTCATCGTCGAGCAAGTGCCGATCAAGCAAGGCGATCGCGTGCCGTTCAACATCAGCTACACCAGTCGCGGCCTGGATTCCTGGCGCTACGCCCTTGGCGACAACGTCAACCGCATCAAAGACTTCAACCTGACGATGCACACCAACTTCAAGGCCATCGATTTCCCGGACGGTTCGATGTCGCCCACGACCAAAACCGCGGTCGGCGACGGCTGGAACCTGGACTGGAGCTTCGCCAGCCTGATCTCGGGATTCAACATCGGCATGGAGATGCCGCACAAGCTCAACCCCGGGCCCGTGGCCTCGCAGATCAGCCTGTTCGCGCCGGTGAGCCTGCTGTTTTTCTTCGTCTGGATGTTCGTGATTTCGCTGCTCAAGGGCATCGACCTGCACCCGATACACTACCTATTCCTCTCGGCAGCGTTCTTCGCTTTCCATCTGCTGATGACCTACACCGTAGATCACGTGGGCCTGCTGACCTCGTTCCTGCTAAGCTCGGCGGTCTCGCTGTTCCTGGTGGTGAGCTATTTGCGGCTGGCCGTGGGATTGCGCTTCGCCGCGCTGGAGGCCGGGCTGGCCCAGATCGTCTACCTGATACTGTTCTCCTACGCCCACTTCTATAAGGGCTGGACCGGCTTGATCGTGACCATCGGCTCGATCGTCACGCTGTTCGTGATCATGCAGCTCACCGGCCGCATCAACTGGAATGAGAAATTCACGCGCAAACGGCCCGCTCCACCGACTCCGCCCCCACCGCCGCAGCCTACGCAAGGCTGA